In a single window of the Streptacidiphilus sp. P02-A3a genome:
- a CDS encoding dihydrodipicolinate reductase C-terminal domain-containing protein — protein sequence MGEPGHPGAPLTVGVVGLGRLGAAVAAACARNGLPVRLTATRTGGWSAHAVPAVLVDASGHDGAGAAIDYAERHRLPLVECVSDLDDVQQAALDRLARRVPVVRAVNLTVGNYLQTRLISRLAALDAGLAKAGLSGQAGLLDRHPTSKAHRPSATVTALAGTWEQHSGQPAADVASLRAGPAVSDHDLLWSRGGESLLLRHAVTSLDACAAGVLAAVRWAGRAAPGRYSMHQVFDSILEGP from the coding sequence GTGGGTGAGCCCGGGCACCCGGGGGCTCCGCTCACCGTCGGCGTCGTCGGCCTCGGCCGACTCGGCGCCGCGGTCGCGGCGGCCTGCGCCCGGAACGGCCTGCCGGTCCGACTGACCGCGACCCGGACCGGCGGCTGGTCGGCCCACGCGGTGCCCGCCGTCCTGGTCGACGCCAGCGGCCACGACGGAGCCGGAGCGGCCATCGACTACGCCGAACGGCACCGGCTGCCGCTGGTGGAGTGCGTCTCCGACCTGGACGACGTCCAACAGGCCGCGCTGGACCGGCTGGCGCGGCGGGTACCGGTGGTCCGGGCGGTCAACCTCACCGTCGGCAACTACCTGCAGACCCGCCTGATCAGCCGCCTCGCGGCACTGGACGCCGGACTGGCGAAGGCCGGACTCTCCGGCCAGGCGGGCCTGCTGGACCGGCATCCGACCAGCAAGGCGCACCGGCCGAGCGCGACCGTGACCGCGCTCGCCGGGACCTGGGAGCAGCACTCCGGACAACCGGCGGCGGACGTCGCCTCGCTGCGCGCGGGCCCGGCGGTCAGCGACCACGACCTGCTCTGGTCCCGGGGCGGCGAGTCACTGCTGCTCCGGCACGCGGTCACCAGCCTGGACGCCTGCGCGGCCGGGGTGCTCGCGGCCGTCCGCTGGGCCGGACGGGCGGCGCCGGGCCGCTACTCCATGCACCAGGTGTTCGACTCGATTCTGGAGGGACCGTGA
- a CDS encoding class II aldolase/adducin family protein — translation MTSPVTSPAARPATVLTGPAVPAPLRRLAAQIAVGARMLSLDGHDDFNQGQISARMPGSATFYIKNALCGFDEATPDQVVAASTDPDAPVDPLAPPELPLHQAIYRARPDVNGIVHSHAPHTLVFGATDLAVRPVSHEGAYFQDRLAVFTATSNTVLDQATGEAIADSLGDANGVLLRNHGGVVVGRSVRHAAVFAQVLERACRLQLLAEQSGLPYHSSSAEDVQLKRDYIYADLSVRSYWDYAVRRVARSSPEARDWPV, via the coding sequence GTGACCAGCCCCGTGACCAGCCCCGCCGCTCGCCCCGCCACCGTCCTGACCGGCCCCGCCGTCCCCGCCCCGCTGCGCCGTCTGGCCGCGCAGATCGCGGTCGGCGCCCGGATGCTGTCGCTGGACGGCCACGACGACTTCAACCAGGGCCAGATCTCCGCCCGGATGCCCGGCTCGGCGACCTTCTACATCAAGAACGCGCTCTGCGGCTTCGACGAGGCCACCCCGGACCAGGTCGTCGCGGCCTCCACCGACCCCGACGCCCCGGTCGACCCGCTGGCCCCGCCGGAACTCCCGCTGCACCAGGCGATCTACCGGGCCCGGCCGGACGTCAACGGCATCGTCCACAGCCACGCCCCGCACACCCTGGTCTTCGGCGCGACCGACCTGGCGGTGCGCCCGGTCTCGCACGAGGGGGCGTACTTCCAGGACCGGCTGGCGGTGTTCACCGCGACCAGCAACACCGTCCTGGACCAGGCGACCGGGGAGGCGATCGCCGACAGCCTCGGGGACGCCAACGGCGTGCTGCTGCGCAACCACGGCGGCGTGGTGGTCGGCCGCAGCGTCCGCCACGCGGCGGTCTTCGCCCAGGTACTGGAACGGGCCTGCCGACTGCAACTGCTCGCCGAGCAGTCCGGACTGCCCTACCACTCGTCGTCCGCCGAGGACGTCCAGCTGAAACGGGACTACATCTACGCCGACCTGTCCGTCCGCTCCTACTGGGACTACGCGGTGCGGCGAGTGGCCCGGTCCTCGCCCGAGGCCCGGGACTGGCCGGTGTGA
- a CDS encoding MFS transporter → MTAGPGAAAATVAPTAAPEPGPWRSTRFRLFFAARSVSLLGDGMLMVALTTAVLATGYGASGVGWTLAAWMGPTALLVLFGGVLADRFTPIRLMVGADLVRCGTQSTVAVLLLTGRPALWQIMVLMAASGVATAFFQPGIAGVVPKLTPAVQQANAVLRISEALSTLLGPALAGALVAFLGPGEVFAADAASYLASACCLFGLRGMRFDRPSRRDALWRGLGRGWQEFRSRRWLWSVIAVWAVYGLCVFGPAMPLSAALITQSHGSRGYGLVASAFGAGTILGGLLGLRLRPRRPLLLGGTAMFAFALYPLAPGLGWPLPAIMAAQAVAGTGFALWGVMWSTSLQTRIPSAALSRVSAYDIAGSITVIPIGRALAGPVADQVGESRMLVVSSVIAVITIAVMIAIPDVRNLTAVRPEPAPTSDPEE, encoded by the coding sequence TTGACCGCCGGACCCGGCGCCGCCGCGGCGACCGTCGCGCCCACCGCCGCCCCCGAACCCGGCCCCTGGCGGTCCACCCGGTTCCGGCTGTTCTTCGCCGCGCGGAGCGTCTCGCTGCTGGGCGACGGCATGCTGATGGTCGCGCTCACCACCGCCGTCCTGGCCACCGGCTACGGAGCCAGCGGGGTCGGCTGGACCCTCGCCGCCTGGATGGGCCCGACCGCGCTGCTGGTGCTGTTCGGCGGGGTGCTCGCCGACCGGTTCACCCCGATCCGGCTGATGGTCGGCGCGGACCTGGTCCGCTGCGGGACCCAGTCGACGGTGGCGGTGCTGCTGCTCACCGGCCGCCCGGCGCTGTGGCAGATCATGGTGCTGATGGCGGCGAGCGGCGTGGCCACCGCCTTCTTCCAGCCGGGCATAGCCGGGGTCGTGCCGAAACTGACCCCGGCCGTGCAGCAGGCCAACGCGGTGCTGCGGATCTCCGAGGCGCTGTCGACGCTGCTCGGCCCCGCCCTGGCCGGTGCCCTGGTCGCCTTCCTCGGCCCGGGCGAGGTCTTCGCCGCCGACGCCGCCAGCTACCTCGCCAGCGCCTGCTGCCTGTTCGGCCTGCGCGGCATGCGGTTCGACCGGCCCAGCCGGAGGGACGCGCTCTGGCGCGGCCTGGGCCGGGGCTGGCAGGAGTTCCGCAGCCGCCGCTGGCTGTGGTCGGTGATCGCGGTGTGGGCGGTCTACGGGCTGTGCGTGTTCGGCCCGGCGATGCCGCTGAGCGCGGCCCTGATCACCCAGTCCCACGGCTCGCGCGGCTACGGGCTGGTGGCCTCCGCCTTCGGGGCCGGGACCATCCTCGGCGGACTGCTGGGGCTGCGGCTGCGGCCCCGGCGTCCGCTGCTGCTGGGCGGGACCGCCATGTTCGCCTTCGCGCTCTACCCGCTGGCGCCGGGCCTCGGCTGGCCGCTGCCCGCGATCATGGCGGCGCAGGCGGTGGCCGGTACCGGCTTCGCGCTGTGGGGGGTGATGTGGTCCACCTCGCTGCAGACCAGGATCCCCTCGGCGGCGCTCAGCCGGGTCTCCGCCTACGACATCGCCGGATCGATCACCGTCATCCCGATCGGCCGCGCCCTGGCCGGACCCGTCGCCGACCAGGTCGGCGAGTCGCGGATGCTCGTCGTCAGCTCGGTCATCGCGGTGATCACCATCGCGGTCATGATCGCCATCCCCGACGTCAGGAACCTCACCGCGGTGCGGCCCGAGCCGGCCCCGACGTCCGACCCCGAGGAGTGA
- a CDS encoding acyl-CoA dehydrogenase family protein, translated as MATPRSTAAPRASDPDELRALFELVDRIADRELAPRAAEHEARGEFPREQLRLLGRAGLLGLPYPVEYGGGGQPFEVYVQVLERIARRWLVPAQAINVHTLSCLPLAAFGSEQQRADWLPGFLGGELLGANCMSEPEVGSDLSAIGTTAVRDPAGDDGYTVTGTKSWVSHAGIADYYNIYCRTGGPGPRGISVLLADARTPGIRPQRKERKMGARSSPTAQVVLDAVQVPAERLIGRPGRGFLIALDVFDVGRMSIAACAVGLAQAALDYAVRYAKSRHQFGQPVFEFQGVSFPLADTATRIAASRALVRDAARTKDQGGRCSTAAAQAKLFATETAMQATLDAVQVLGAYGYVEDHPVERWMREAKLLQIIEGTNQIQRVAISRSL; from the coding sequence ATGGCAACCCCCCGGTCAACGGCGGCCCCGCGCGCCTCGGACCCCGACGAACTGCGGGCGCTGTTCGAGCTGGTCGACCGGATCGCCGACAGGGAACTCGCGCCGCGTGCCGCCGAGCACGAGGCCCGGGGCGAGTTCCCGCGCGAACAACTCCGGCTGCTGGGGAGGGCGGGCCTGCTCGGCCTGCCCTACCCGGTGGAGTACGGCGGCGGCGGGCAGCCGTTCGAGGTCTACGTGCAGGTACTGGAGCGGATCGCCCGCCGCTGGCTGGTCCCGGCCCAGGCGATCAACGTGCACACCCTGTCCTGCCTGCCGCTCGCGGCCTTCGGCTCGGAACAGCAGCGGGCCGACTGGCTGCCGGGCTTCCTCGGCGGCGAACTGCTCGGCGCCAACTGCATGTCCGAACCCGAGGTCGGCTCCGACCTCTCGGCGATCGGCACCACCGCCGTCCGCGACCCGGCCGGGGACGACGGCTACACCGTCACCGGCACCAAGTCCTGGGTCAGCCACGCCGGGATCGCCGACTACTACAACATCTACTGCCGGACCGGGGGCCCGGGCCCGCGCGGGATCTCGGTGCTGCTCGCGGACGCCCGGACGCCGGGGATCCGGCCGCAGCGCAAGGAACGCAAGATGGGCGCCCGCTCCTCGCCGACCGCCCAGGTGGTGCTGGACGCGGTCCAGGTCCCGGCGGAGCGGCTGATCGGCCGCCCCGGACGCGGCTTCCTGATCGCCCTGGACGTGTTCGACGTCGGCCGGATGTCCATCGCCGCCTGCGCGGTCGGCCTGGCCCAGGCCGCCCTGGACTACGCGGTGCGGTACGCCAAGAGCCGGCACCAGTTCGGCCAGCCGGTCTTCGAGTTCCAGGGCGTCTCGTTCCCGCTGGCCGACACCGCCACCCGGATCGCCGCCTCCCGGGCCCTGGTCCGCGACGCGGCCAGGACCAAGGACCAGGGCGGACGCTGCTCCACCGCCGCCGCCCAGGCCAAGCTGTTCGCCACCGAGACCGCCATGCAGGCGACGCTGGACGCGGTCCAGGTGCTCGGCGCCTACGGCTACGTCGAGGACCACCCGGTCGAGCGCTGGATGCGGGAGGCGAAACTCCTCCAGATCATCGAGGGCACCAACCAGATCCAACGGGTGGCCATCAGCCGTTCGCTCTAG
- a CDS encoding lamin tail domain-containing protein: MSRSRSRLLTATLAVGGLVAAVALAPSAGAAPSPDVVISQVYGGGGNSGATLKNDFIELRNDGTAPVDLSSWSVQYLSAAPGASTTWQTTALTGSIAPGGYYLVQEAAGAAGTADLPTPDATGAINLSGTSGTVALVTTQTPLSCKTAADCAADSTIGDLVGYGTAVVHQGSADAPLLSNTTADIRDAVGTDTGQNGADFTAVAPDPRDSASGSGTPTPTPSATPTPGSVRIHDIQGTSWVSPLNGQTVSDVPGVVTAVRTSGSKGFWIQDPDPDADPATSEGVFVYTASAPTVSVGDSVLVSAKVQQYYPLASGDTTATTSNLSVTELTGPTVVTLSSGNPLPAPIVLSAANVPATYAPDLGGGNIESTPITPSRSVLDFYESIEGMRVEVDNARVVGPSDSYGEQYVTVKPTEDTTYRGGSELLAENATPSGRLEVVADDGGNPEVSVGDEFTGATVGTVDYSQYGGFVLAASSLGTVQRAGLAPVVATAAKPRDLSIATYNVENLAPTDPATKFSALAKGIVVNLAEPDIIALEEIQDNSGATDDGTVAADQTIGKLTSAITAAGGPQYSYREIDPVNDQDGGQPGGNIRVVFLFDPSRVSFVDRGPAGVDRGTTGTAVTKVDGQPQLTLSPGRIDPQNPVWEASRKPLVGEFEFQGKPVFVIANHFVAKLGDQNQDGRFQYPEQSSQVQRSGQAQVVHDFVQQILAVKKNADVVVVGDLNDYQFSPALMSLTTGTADGSGPALLTDLITKLPVDEQYTYDYDGVSEVLDHILVSRGVTGTVYQVVHMNSEYANQTSDHDPQEVQFRP; encoded by the coding sequence GTGTCCAGATCCCGTTCCCGGCTGCTGACCGCCACGCTCGCGGTGGGCGGCCTGGTCGCCGCCGTCGCCCTCGCGCCCTCGGCGGGGGCCGCGCCGTCCCCGGACGTGGTGATCAGCCAGGTCTACGGCGGCGGTGGCAACTCCGGTGCCACGCTGAAGAACGACTTCATCGAACTGCGCAACGACGGTACCGCCCCGGTGGACCTGAGCAGTTGGTCGGTGCAGTACCTCTCGGCGGCTCCGGGGGCGAGCACGACCTGGCAGACGACGGCCCTCACCGGCTCCATCGCGCCCGGCGGCTACTACCTGGTGCAGGAGGCCGCGGGCGCGGCCGGTACCGCGGACCTGCCGACGCCGGACGCCACCGGCGCGATCAACCTGAGCGGCACCTCGGGCACGGTCGCCCTGGTGACCACGCAGACGCCGCTGAGCTGCAAGACCGCCGCGGACTGCGCGGCCGACAGCACCATCGGGGACCTGGTCGGCTACGGCACGGCGGTGGTCCACCAGGGCAGCGCGGACGCGCCGCTGCTCAGCAACACCACGGCCGACATCCGCGACGCCGTCGGCACCGACACCGGGCAGAACGGCGCGGACTTCACCGCCGTCGCGCCCGACCCGCGCGACTCCGCCTCGGGATCCGGCACGCCCACGCCGACCCCCAGCGCGACGCCGACACCGGGCAGCGTCCGGATCCACGACATCCAGGGCACCAGCTGGGTCTCGCCGCTGAACGGACAGACCGTCAGCGACGTGCCCGGCGTGGTCACCGCCGTCCGCACCAGCGGCAGCAAGGGCTTCTGGATCCAGGACCCGGACCCCGACGCCGACCCGGCCACCAGCGAGGGCGTCTTCGTCTACACCGCCTCGGCCCCCACGGTCTCGGTCGGCGACTCGGTCCTGGTCTCCGCCAAGGTGCAGCAGTACTACCCGCTGGCCAGCGGCGACACCACGGCGACCACCTCCAACCTCAGCGTCACCGAGCTGACCGGCCCGACCGTGGTCACCCTCAGCAGCGGCAACCCGCTGCCCGCGCCGATCGTGCTCAGCGCCGCGAACGTGCCCGCCACCTACGCCCCCGACCTGGGCGGCGGCAACATCGAGAGCACGCCGATCACCCCGAGCCGCTCGGTGCTCGACTTCTACGAGTCGATCGAGGGCATGCGGGTCGAGGTCGACAACGCCCGGGTGGTCGGCCCGTCCGACTCCTACGGCGAGCAGTACGTCACGGTGAAGCCCACCGAGGACACCACCTACCGCGGCGGCAGCGAACTGCTCGCGGAGAACGCCACCCCCTCCGGACGGCTGGAGGTCGTCGCCGACGACGGCGGCAACCCGGAGGTGAGCGTCGGCGACGAGTTCACCGGGGCCACCGTCGGCACCGTCGACTACTCCCAGTACGGCGGCTTCGTGCTCGCGGCCTCCAGCCTGGGCACCGTGCAGCGGGCCGGCCTGGCCCCGGTCGTGGCCACCGCCGCCAAGCCGCGGGACCTCTCGATCGCCACCTACAACGTGGAGAACCTGGCCCCGACCGACCCGGCCACCAAGTTCTCCGCGCTGGCCAAGGGCATCGTGGTCAACCTCGCCGAGCCGGACATCATCGCGCTGGAGGAGATCCAGGACAACTCCGGCGCGACCGACGACGGCACCGTCGCCGCCGACCAGACGATCGGCAAGCTGACCTCGGCGATCACCGCCGCCGGCGGACCGCAGTACAGCTACCGCGAGATCGACCCGGTCAACGACCAGGACGGCGGCCAGCCCGGCGGCAACATCCGGGTGGTCTTCCTGTTCGACCCGTCCCGGGTCTCCTTCGTGGACCGCGGCCCGGCGGGCGTCGACCGCGGCACCACCGGTACCGCGGTGACCAAGGTCGACGGACAGCCGCAGCTGACCCTCTCGCCCGGCCGGATCGACCCGCAGAACCCGGTCTGGGAGGCCAGCCGCAAGCCGCTGGTGGGCGAGTTCGAGTTCCAGGGCAAGCCGGTCTTCGTGATCGCCAACCACTTCGTCGCCAAGCTCGGCGACCAGAACCAGGACGGACGCTTCCAGTACCCGGAGCAGTCCTCGCAGGTGCAGCGCTCCGGGCAGGCGCAGGTGGTGCACGACTTCGTGCAGCAGATCCTGGCCGTCAAGAAGAACGCGGACGTGGTCGTCGTCGGCGACCTGAACGACTACCAGTTCAGCCCGGCGCTGATGTCGCTGACCACCGGCACCGCGGACGGCAGCGGCCCGGCGCTGCTCACCGACCTGATCACCAAGCTGCCCGTGGACGAGCAGTACACCTACGACTACGACGGCGTGTCCGAGGTGCTGGACCACATCCTGGTGAGCCGGGGCGTGACCGGGACGGTCTACCAGGTCGTGCACATGAACTCGGAGTACGCGAACCAGACCAGCGACCACGACCCGCAGGAGGTCCAGTTCCGCCCGTGA
- a CDS encoding class I adenylate-forming enzyme family protein: protein MTTSPDRTQQQSGDHRPDTDPRSLDQALRAAFQQYGDRLAVSDPDAALSYRELDQRAGRLAAGLPEPVTGDRLRVGITLGNSAHFVLAYLAVLRAGAVPFLLDAATGPAALAAVVHECGLDLLLQDPEAAPPPDSRAAAPWPGAGTALPTGPRRRPALRADTAVCRFTSGSTGTPKCIEFSAAAVLRAAANWTRGTGLTGQDRILSLASPANGLAFNTALNPLLLAGAELHLDRGLPTAGRAARALQRTRPTRLVAFPALYESFVRRPVDQDAFSSLRMAVSSAAPLRSDTRRSFAELSGVPLIDYYGAAETGPLTFAGADQESGLGLPLPGVEIRAGQHAGAPAPIEVRSESMGSGYLNVPGAFAERITPDGYYRTGDAGYLGPTGLHLTGRTDRVVNVGGRKVDANAVEAALDGLAGVRDAVVLEVPDRHGAGAVAAVFEADAPVVLADVHAHVADRLSAYQTPTLIRTLPRLPRGSTGKVRTAQLAALFAPTPVDPTPAGAPQEHSGGPRDDR, encoded by the coding sequence GTGACCACTTCCCCCGACCGGACGCAGCAGCAGTCCGGCGACCACCGGCCCGACACCGACCCCCGATCGCTCGACCAGGCCCTACGGGCGGCGTTCCAGCAGTACGGCGACCGCCTCGCCGTGTCCGACCCCGACGCCGCGCTCAGCTACCGGGAACTCGACCAGCGCGCCGGGCGGCTCGCCGCCGGGCTGCCGGAACCCGTCACCGGGGACCGGCTGCGGGTGGGCATCACCCTCGGCAACTCGGCCCACTTCGTCCTCGCCTACCTGGCGGTACTGCGGGCCGGAGCGGTGCCGTTCCTGCTCGACGCCGCCACCGGACCGGCCGCGCTGGCCGCCGTCGTCCACGAGTGCGGCCTGGACCTGCTGCTCCAGGACCCGGAGGCGGCACCGCCGCCGGACAGCCGGGCGGCGGCCCCGTGGCCCGGCGCCGGTACGGCGCTGCCGACCGGTCCGCGCCGACGCCCGGCGCTGCGCGCGGACACCGCCGTCTGCCGGTTCACCTCCGGCTCCACCGGGACCCCCAAGTGCATCGAGTTCAGCGCGGCGGCGGTGCTCCGCGCCGCCGCCAACTGGACCCGGGGGACCGGGCTCACCGGGCAGGACCGGATCCTGTCCCTCGCCTCCCCGGCCAACGGCCTGGCCTTCAACACCGCCCTCAACCCGCTGCTGCTGGCCGGTGCGGAACTGCACCTGGACCGGGGCCTGCCCACGGCCGGGCGCGCCGCCCGGGCGCTGCAACGCACCCGGCCCACCCGGCTGGTGGCGTTCCCCGCGCTCTACGAGTCCTTCGTCCGCCGCCCGGTCGACCAGGACGCGTTCAGCAGCCTGCGGATGGCGGTCTCCTCGGCCGCCCCGCTGCGCTCCGACACCCGGCGGTCGTTCGCCGAGCTGTCCGGGGTCCCGCTGATCGACTACTACGGGGCCGCCGAGACCGGCCCGCTCACCTTCGCCGGAGCCGACCAGGAGTCCGGCCTGGGCCTGCCGCTGCCCGGGGTCGAGATCCGGGCCGGGCAGCACGCCGGGGCGCCCGCCCCGATCGAGGTCCGCAGCGAGTCCATGGGCAGCGGCTACCTCAACGTCCCCGGCGCGTTCGCCGAGCGGATCACCCCGGACGGCTACTACCGGACCGGCGACGCCGGGTACCTCGGACCCACCGGCCTGCACCTGACCGGCCGCACCGACCGGGTGGTCAACGTCGGCGGCCGGAAGGTCGACGCCAACGCGGTGGAGGCGGCCCTGGACGGGCTGGCCGGGGTCCGCGACGCGGTGGTGCTCGAAGTCCCCGACCGGCACGGCGCCGGAGCCGTGGCCGCGGTGTTCGAAGCCGACGCCCCGGTCGTGCTCGCCGACGTGCACGCCCATGTCGCCGACCGGCTGTCCGCCTACCAGACCCCCACCCTGATCCGGACCCTGCCGCGGCTGCCGCGCGGCAGCACCGGCAAGGTCCGCACCGCCCAGCTCGCCGCACTCTTCGCACCGACCCCCGTCGACCCCACCCCTGCGGGCGCCCCGCAGGAGCACTCAGGAGGCCCCCGCGATGACCGCTGA
- a CDS encoding condensation domain-containing protein translates to MTSTSQITRSYRAGRPRTGPLTMGQANMIRCILRDEPEEINNHLVWTVPSGATLERVAAAFGALAERHESLRTRYPHTPGSAPTVQRVQPDGSIELAVVETADGEDPGALAARLALARRAPRFDLATEFPLRITVVTRAGLPVRIALVTCHAAVDATALHLLGQEFQALLRGEELPPPPSHAPIDIAAFERTPAGIRRSESSLRHWRRIVSEKPQAAFAEDRTAPTDRMLPQLWIRSRQAAKDLARAAERTGMSPTTVLVAAWCGLVAHRTAQRSCVSAILSSNRFLPQLTDYIGTVAQDALLALDTDTETFDDLLLRAKGSLLGAYRNSWFDAIELWDAIGEVEHRRGTRFTRDVVFNDLSALSLTARQWADPTAEPALEWEPAQAVPVRIMLWCHAFGETLDLSLRVDPQLLDRTEAEGFAVGLLALLRAAAEGPVPMRSLAAVTGVRAAVRGPDWSLVDGSWIHRPTVTGLLQEALGLPVRLRVEEHPDHGATLAADIAVGPADRPLTPAQAHRAVLAALVDRPTAMAPGHYTVHAVDAVDHPGTADGPDWSRTTVLAQGEGRDPEAGR, encoded by the coding sequence ATGACATCGACCAGCCAGATCACCCGGAGCTACCGGGCCGGACGGCCCAGAACCGGCCCGCTGACCATGGGCCAGGCCAATATGATCCGCTGCATCCTGCGGGACGAACCCGAGGAGATCAACAACCACCTGGTCTGGACGGTGCCGTCGGGCGCGACCCTGGAGCGGGTCGCGGCGGCCTTCGGCGCCCTGGCCGAACGCCACGAGTCGCTGCGCACCCGCTACCCGCACACTCCCGGCAGCGCGCCGACGGTCCAGCGGGTGCAGCCGGACGGCAGCATCGAGCTCGCGGTCGTCGAGACGGCTGACGGCGAGGATCCGGGGGCGCTCGCCGCCCGGCTCGCGCTGGCCCGGCGCGCCCCCCGGTTCGACCTGGCCACCGAGTTCCCGCTGCGGATCACGGTGGTGACCCGGGCCGGACTGCCGGTCCGGATCGCGCTGGTCACCTGCCACGCCGCCGTCGACGCCACCGCGCTGCACCTGCTCGGCCAGGAGTTCCAGGCGCTGCTGCGCGGCGAGGAACTGCCGCCGCCGCCCAGCCACGCGCCGATCGACATCGCCGCGTTCGAACGCACCCCGGCCGGGATCCGCCGGTCCGAGTCCTCACTGCGGCACTGGCGGCGGATCGTCTCCGAGAAACCGCAGGCCGCCTTCGCCGAGGACCGCACCGCGCCCACGGACCGGATGCTGCCGCAGCTGTGGATCCGCTCCCGGCAGGCCGCCAAGGACCTCGCCCGCGCCGCCGAACGCACCGGTATGTCGCCGACCACCGTGCTGGTGGCGGCCTGGTGCGGCCTGGTCGCGCACCGCACCGCGCAGCGCAGCTGCGTCAGCGCGATCCTCTCCTCCAACCGCTTCCTACCCCAACTCACGGACTACATAGGCACCGTGGCCCAAGACGCGCTGCTCGCCCTGGACACCGACACGGAGACCTTCGACGACCTGCTGCTGCGGGCCAAGGGCAGCCTGCTCGGCGCCTACCGCAACAGCTGGTTCGACGCGATCGAACTGTGGGACGCCATCGGCGAGGTCGAGCACCGGCGCGGCACCCGGTTCACCCGCGACGTCGTCTTCAACGACCTCAGCGCCCTGTCGTTGACCGCGCGGCAGTGGGCCGACCCGACCGCCGAACCGGCGCTCGAATGGGAGCCCGCGCAGGCCGTCCCGGTCCGGATCATGCTCTGGTGCCATGCCTTCGGGGAGACCCTGGACCTGTCGCTGCGGGTGGACCCGCAACTGCTGGACCGGACCGAGGCCGAGGGGTTCGCGGTCGGCCTGCTGGCGCTGCTCCGGGCCGCCGCCGAGGGCCCCGTGCCGATGCGCTCGCTGGCCGCGGTCACCGGCGTCCGGGCGGCCGTTCGCGGCCCGGACTGGTCACTGGTGGACGGCAGTTGGATCCACCGGCCGACGGTCACCGGGCTGCTCCAGGAGGCCCTCGGACTGCCGGTCCGGCTGCGCGTCGAGGAGCACCCCGACCACGGCGCCACCCTGGCCGCCGACATCGCCGTCGGCCCGGCCGACCGCCCCCTCACCCCGGCACAGGCGCACCGGGCGGTACTGGCCGCGCTGGTGGACCGGCCCACGGCGATGGCCCCCGGCCACTACACCGTCCACGCGGTCGACGCGGTCGATCACCCCGGCACCGCGGACGGCCCCGACTGGTCGCGGACGACGGTCCTGGCGCAGGGCGAAGGCCGCGACCCGGAGGCCGGGCGTTGA